A portion of the Carya illinoinensis cultivar Pawnee chromosome 11, C.illinoinensisPawnee_v1, whole genome shotgun sequence genome contains these proteins:
- the LOC122281005 gene encoding uncharacterized protein LOC122281005 translates to MATFFTVFIVLQLLLTPPLLLLGQAFNPVRGSDETLIEIECHNAEVPSTCIQCLKSDQRSKNSDRVGIAAIMVNCLQNHAKTLATNMSELASGTADLAMKNVFEECGRGFSSAYKVLSSATSSLEKRKYDEAEMLVYEALEYELKCHWKIGSYGDQIPKDVVYGMKLYEDLSEATDRIVERL, encoded by the coding sequence ATGGCTACTTTCTTCACAGTTTTCATCGTTCTGCAACTTCTGCTAACACCACCGCTACTGCTGCTTGGCCAAGCTTTTAATCCCGTAAGAGGCAGTGACGAGACGTTGATCGAAATCGAATGCCACAATGCGGAGGTACCATCCACATGCATCCAGTGTCTGAAATCCGACCAACGTTCCAAAAACTCCGACAGAGTAGGAATCGCGGCGATAATGGTGAACTGCCTGCAAAACCACGCAAAGACCTTGGCAACAAACATGTCGGAGCTGGCGTCCGGTACCGCAGATCTAGCCATGAAGAATGTCTTCGAAGAGTGCGGCCGAGGTTTTTCATCTGCATATAAAGTGCTGTCTTCGGCGACCTCGAGTTTGGAGAAACGCAAGTACGACGAAGCTGAAATGTTGGTGTACGAAGCCCTCGAGTACGAGCTGAAATGCCATTGGAAGATCGGAAGCTATGGGGATCAAATCCCGAAAGATGTTGTTTATGGAATGAAGCTTTACGAAGATCTTTCTGAGGCTACAGATAGAATAGTCGAACGACTTTAA